The segment GTTTCCTGTTTTAAATCAGTGAATGGTAGGGGCAAAGGTATATGACAATATTCATAATTCGCATGTTGGGGTGACCAATTTGTCATTGTTTCCTAGCGTTTAATCAGACCATaagttatttataattttgtttactACTGGAATTTACTGTTTTCACCAAGATTTTTCTTGGGTTGTTGAAAAACTTGTAGCAACACCAGTTTTGGTTATATGTAATACTTCATAGTAACTGTACAATTCCAAAATTTTGGCATACGTGGCGCGAATTGACATCTTACCAATGATTGTTTCCATTCGTCATTCTTCACCCCTATTATTTCACGTCATTATTTATCATTGTGAGTCTATAGTTGATAAATTCGTCTCAGTGAAACAAGAGTAATTTTTTGCACAAATTCTTACCAGCCAATCATGAAGCCAAATGAACTTATCTACACAACGAGAGAACATCAAGCTTTTTTGACAATATGTAGGAGTTCATTAACAGTAGAAAGATGCAACAGAAGACTCCAATCTTggatttgaagaaaaagaaggatagaAGTACACAATTCAAAGTAGCTTAAGAAAGAGTGACACAACTCTAGTCTATAATGTAACAGAACTTTCTCCTTCACGGAGAACTTGAACCCGTAAGTGAAGGTCTTTGTTGCGCTTTCCTCTTACAAATTCACAAATACAATGGTCATTTTTCTCCACAAGGTTCCATCTACATAAACTGCGCCATCCACCTACAAGCCATATTCTACCGTCCTTCCACTTGTTGAGTTTCGTCACAAATTCTCTGCCAATAGAGTCGCGAATGGTCATACTTGAAGGCAGTTCAAGTTTGTAGTCCTTTACCACATCAACCGGAACATACTGAATTGGGAACAAAGACTTTGTCAAGTAAGAAATGATATAACGATTGAACTACAAAATCATTCACGAAATAGTGAAAATGATTATAATTACCAGTTGATCTCTCCTCTTTGATCTTATTTTTGCTACAAAATAAGGATTTTTCGGCTGTGTTGCACGTCCACTTTTGAATATATCTACACCAAAATGGTCGTGACGATTCCTCACCTTGCAAGCAAAGGCTGTTTTGCATCTAGATTTAGTTGGTTTGGTTCATAAACAAAAATCTCATGAAACACAAATATCTACCCATGTAATTTTACAATTTTACTAACATGaatttaagaatgaaagaaaaattttaacatgtaccaaaagtattaaaaaatgaaatttaactttattccaaaaactaaaacaaaaagcACCCTTAGGCTTGTTTCGTTAGCCTTTCGAACTTATTATCTTAAACATTTTATATGACTTGAAGATGATCTCCAAATATacaaagattttcttttttaaaaaaaaaaaaaacttactaacaagaaaaaagacgatacaaaaatattaattggtGTTTACCTTTTGATCGTAGCGCCTCTTTCTTATGTGTGTTAGTTCTTTGATTCTCTccctcatcttcttcttcttcatcttcatcgtcttcttcttcatcttccacGTAACATGCTACCTTTTTAGTCTCTTTATATTCCTCGTCCTTATCCTCGTCCTCATCCTCGTCCTCATCTCGTTCTCCCATGTACTCCACATCGTTATCGTAGGAAGAAAAACTATTACAGCTATCACTAGCCCAATTCTTCTCTTTTGACTCTCTACTCTTTTGATGTTCAACAATCATTTCTTCCGCTTTTAAACCTCCAACTCCGTTCTTTTCACATTTAGTTCTTCCAAGTAATTTAAAGTCAAACATTTTATTTCCATCATagtcaaaaacaagaaaatctCCAACCTCTACACTATTATCCTCAATAAATTTCTCCCATCCATATTGAAAATACAAATTTCCTCCGATTTTGTTCACTCCTACAGGCCACATATTGCCAAATCGATCCCTAAGGTTAATTTTCATTGGTAATTTTCTATTCTTGTAATATGTAAAAGATGTGGGAATTTTCTgtgaaaaaacataacaaacaagtagaataacatcaatttttttttcatcatgtagaaaaatatttcaaaaaaaaaaaaacttacgaGCCTCTTTCCACTGTTTTCAGGAGAGAAAATCTTGACGAAGCCCTTTTCCatcttctcttttgttgtcAAACTTTAAGAGAATAggagaaaatacaaaaagagaagagattataagaagaaaaataaaatgaaaattctgAGTATTGTTCTCTTCTCAAGTAGTAAATGCAGAAGAGAAAGCTTTTTCCTCATATGGAATActattaatttcaataattcagtcaatatacaatatttgattttctctgtttacttttaataatacaCAGTCAATATACAATGTTTTACTGTGTGATTCATGACAACATTctctaatttgaaaaaattattctaaaaaagACCAGACACTCATTAATATGCTCTTGTCTATAAAAAGTATAAAGACACCACTCCATATGAATTGTTTGGTACAAAATTTGTAATGCAAAATTTAGTAATATTTGGTTTGTTGCTTCTCACCGTATTTTGTATTCGAATTTAAACTCTATAAAAATGTTTCTTTCCAACTATATCTTTAGAATTTTTCGTTTCATGTAATCGGACCAAAGTAGATAATTATAGgacaacattattttttatggtcCTCTAACTAGATAGGAGAAGAacaatattattgttatatttgttATCTTCTCACTTGAATTATTTGAAGGTAAATAACTatcatcttaataaattgatcactaacaaaattttaatttcaatttataaaagGTAGAACGTCTAATTTAAAACCCTAAAAAAcgataaaaaatagtaaaattgaaCGAACCATCTACGTTTACACATAAAttacaaattgtaattttaatatatatgcagctttataaattgttcaaaatacaaataattagaaaatcacTTATAGatcaatatataaaacatttaattaagATCACAAACGTCATGTAGTTTCTCTTTTCCATTAGTAAATGTTAAACAACTCACAATTCAAATActtcttgatttatattgaatttatttaacAACAAACAACTCTCTCTAAATAGTAAAAGTTTTAAGCTAATTTACTCGAATAAACTTACTAATAtagatataaaatatagaattaaaaaaaaattaacaaattgatTAAAAAGAGTTTCgcaatatttttatcttttcatcAATTAATCCTGAGTGCGGAGTTAAAAGGGTagaaaaattgtcaaaaattctaaaagggcatattaatttttttttaaaatcaaaacggtaaaatcgctcaTGATATAGCGACTTGTCGTCTGAAAAAGAGAAATCGCTGCTATTAAAtttggtttttttaaaaaataataataataa is part of the Solanum lycopersicum chromosome 1, SLM_r2.1 genome and harbors:
- the LOC101244128 gene encoding B3 domain-containing protein REM20-like — its product is MEKGFVKIFSPENSGKRLKIPTSFTYYKNRKLPMKINLRDRFGNMWPVGVNKIGGNLYFQYGWEKFIEDNSVEVGDFLVFDYDGNKMFDFKLLGRTKCEKNGVGGLKAEEMIVEHQKSRESKEKNWASDSCNSFSSYDNDVEYMGERDEDEDEDEDKDEEYKETKKVACYVEDEEEDDEDEEEEDEGENQRTNTHKKEALRSKAFACKVRNRHDHFGVDIFKSGRATQPKNPYFVAKIRSKRRDQLYVPVDVVKDYKLELPSSMTIRDSIGREFVTKLNKWKDGRIWLVGGWRSLCRWNLVEKNDHCICEFVRGKRNKDLHLRVQVLREGESSVTL